GCGTCATGGTCGATCCGTTCGTACCACCCACTGAAGGAAATGTGCCAATCGATGGAGACGGTATCATATTTGTATTCCAGTTCCACGATGGTAAAGTTGATCTGAAGACGAGGTACATCGACACAGAAAGGCTTAAGCTAGAGCGAAGGGCGAACAACGCAATGTTTGGCTTGTACAGGATCCTTTCACTCACCATCCTTGCGTTCGGTAAGATCACCCTTCCATATTAGCTCATATTAATGAGGGGCTCGAATACACGCATTAGTGCTGCCGTGGACAGTACCGCGAACACAAACCTGGTTCATGGGGGGGGGGCATTTACTGGCACTGAAAGAAGTCGCGCGGGTGAGTTGATATTTAGAAGCTTTGGGAAGAGACAGATTTCTGACCAGCGACGAAAGCCCTACCCAGTCGACCCGCTCACACTGGAGACGAGGTGCTACGACCCATTTGGCCAAGTGAAAGCCAAGACATTCAGCGCGCATCCAAAGTATGACCCTTACAACGATGAGCTGGTTGTGTTTGGGTACGAAGCTAAAGGCGGTCTCTGGACCATCCTCCCCAGGCCTTTCACATCGTCCTTTTTGGCTTCCTAGACACACTCATCAGCTCAGAGCCACAAGCATTGTGCTACTTAGCAGGCTTCTTGCTCGTGTATGTCGCCTCCAGGCACGGCCAATGCACGACAGTGCCCGTTCTGCCACAAAGGCTTCTCGAGACAGTGAGCAAGATGCCCTGCCGTTCCTCATGCTGAGCGTAATCGAGCTAACAGTGTGGGTCCAGAGATGCCGTGAAGAGGCACAGTGTTACATGTGATCAACGACGTAGCCGACCATTGTCACAGGTGGATGCTCCGAAAGGCAGAAGGCGTCATGCATGTCAGCGGGTAACGAGTCCACTGCGTGGTTCACTCCGGCTTAGACCAACGAACATGACAGTGCACTCAAAAGAAGCGCTTCTGCGATGGTATGAGGCCTTGCACAGCTTGTACCACAAAAGGCACCCTGTGCGAATATGGCAACAGCAAGGCCGCCAAGAGAGGCGCTCTGTCAGGCCCTCAAGACCACGCAGCAAGCCTGCGTAGACCGCGGTCCACATCCTTCTTGCTCCAAGATGACGACGAGAAGATATTCTGCCGTTTCGACTTTCCCAGACCGGTACAGGACAAGTCCAGCCAGCACATTCACGATGGCGCCGCAGTACCAGCTGACGAGTGGCATTATTGTACTGGACAATCAGGCGACCTTACATGGCCCACCATATTCGATCCAACTTTGATGATAACTTTGGGATACATCCGCTGTCAACCAACGAGAGCGACTGGGCCTTGACTACGTCAGTGGAGCAAGATACATTCGGCGCATATGCCGATGCTAGCAGATTGCATCGTCTACCTCACGATCGTCGACTCGCGAGACGTGAAGATCGGCTGGCAGACCAAGCGAGCTCACGCACTACTGACATTGCAAGAATTGTTCGAGCCTGTGCAGGTGGACAAGGCTTTACACAGCTATTTCAGAAGTTGGCATCGCATTTGCCGGATCACTCACAGACCTTCATTCAGTGTTTCCTCGATGCCACATCTCGCGTTGGTCGCGATGATCATGTTGGGCACAATGTACGCGCCGTGTGAAGAGAACCGAAAGAAGGCCACCACCGTGCTCGATTACGCAGAAGACTACATCTTCGCGCATGAACCATCGCCCCCACATCCTTCCCAGGACGATGCGAACCGCGTAGATACCGTCAAGTCCTGCTTCCTGGAGGCTTCATTCCTCATGATCGTCACCCAGTACTGGACGGGTGATTCGGAATCAAAGCGACGAGTATCGACACTGCGATTTGATCGGACAGCAGAGGTAAAGCCTGACTCACAATGCCGTCAGATTCGTCAGCTCACTGAATTGTGACGTTAGATATCTCGCGAACAGAATCTACTGCAAGCGGTCCACACAGCAGACGATCGCGCAAGCCAACAATTGTGGCTTGTGAAAGAAAGCTGGATCAGGTAAGTCATTTGCATCTGAAGTGGAGCATCTCGTCCCAGCTGGGAAAGAGAAATCCTTTGCTCATGAGCAGCACAGGTTGCGACACGCCACAATCGGAGGGGATCTCGAGCATATTGCCGTCCCAGTTGATCGCCCCGCGAAGACGTTCATCCTGCTCGGCTGCGAGCACGGCTGCAATGCCACCTAAAGAGTGTCCCGCCATGGCGACGCGGTCAGTCGGTAAAGGTCTGGGTCCACGATGGGGCAGCAACTCGGCAACCGAGGTGACGTTGCTCAGCTGGTCCAGCAGGAAGGATACATCATCGATACGTGGGTGTAGCCTTGCCAGGATATTCTCGGGACCCTGTACGGTGTCGTTGCTGATGCTTGTGTCGCCGTTGGGATAGGTGATGAAGTTTGAGTCGCCTGGGTGGTCGGTTGTGATCACCATGAAGCCTTCACTGGCGATTGCAGAGGCCATGAAGTTGTAGT
Above is a window of Fulvia fulva chromosome 6, complete sequence DNA encoding:
- a CDS encoding putative 1-alkyl-2-acetylglycerophosphocholine esterase, which translates into the protein MWIPSSAGVLLLASAAEAYLVPHPTGKYNVSLTTGPLTDHTRKENNPANAGPRTLMLSIFEPAACAATVPVEYLPNKTADFQGPFLQQILNTTLNVTPLFKEARLPVCPIRNSSCRNADDFPIVLFSPGYSIPRLYYNFMASAIASEGFMVITTDHPGDSNFITYPNGDTSISNDTVQGPENILARLHPRIDDVSFLLDQLSNVTSVAELLPHRGPRPLPTDRVAMAGHSLGGIAAVLAAEQDERLRGAINWDGNMLEIPSDCGVSQPVLLMSKGFLFPSWDEMLHFRCK